A region of Butyricicoccus intestinisimiae DNA encodes the following proteins:
- a CDS encoding glutamate-5-semialdehyde dehydrogenase, which yields MTSVLDTCKRAAAVKQEIGTLGTKEKNRALLAIADALQAHRAEILAANQLDIDAGRKNGLNEGLIDRLTLGNDRIDGVADGCRQVAALPDPIGEVTEMKVTPNGLKIGKKRVPMGVIGIIYEARPNVTVDAAALCFKAGSACVLRGGKEAFHSNQCLMGIMRDAIASCGLSPDILNLIEDTTHEGANVMMQANGLIDVLIPRGSARLIQAVVKTATVPVIETGVGNCHIYVDASADIPMALDILENAKCQRISVCNAAESLLVHRDIAAQFLPLAKQRLDKHQVIWHGCPKTCEILGNDIIPATDDDYGTEYLNYEISCKVIDSTDAAIDHINHYNTGHSEAIVTHDYFNAQRFLDRVDAAAVYVNASTRFTDGGEFGFGAEIGISTQKLHARGPMGLKELTSNKYIIYGEGQIR from the coding sequence ATGACATCTGTACTGGATACTTGCAAGCGTGCCGCTGCAGTCAAGCAGGAAATCGGCACACTGGGAACCAAGGAAAAGAACCGCGCACTGCTTGCCATCGCGGATGCTTTGCAGGCACATCGTGCGGAAATTCTCGCCGCCAATCAGCTGGATATTGACGCAGGCAGAAAAAATGGCTTAAACGAAGGCTTGATTGACCGCCTGACGCTGGGCAATGACCGCATTGACGGCGTGGCGGACGGCTGCCGGCAAGTCGCCGCCCTGCCCGACCCAATCGGCGAAGTGACCGAGATGAAGGTCACACCGAACGGCTTGAAAATCGGCAAAAAGCGCGTGCCGATGGGTGTCATCGGCATCATCTATGAAGCGCGCCCGAATGTCACGGTAGACGCCGCCGCTCTGTGCTTCAAGGCCGGTTCCGCCTGCGTCCTGCGCGGCGGCAAAGAAGCGTTTCACTCCAACCAATGCCTGATGGGCATTATGCGCGACGCCATCGCTTCCTGCGGCTTATCCCCAGATATTTTAAATTTGATTGAGGACACCACACATGAGGGTGCCAATGTCATGATGCAGGCAAACGGTCTCATTGACGTGTTGATTCCGCGCGGTTCTGCCCGCCTGATTCAAGCCGTTGTCAAGACGGCTACGGTTCCGGTTATCGAGACCGGCGTGGGCAACTGCCATATTTATGTCGATGCCAGCGCAGATATACCTATGGCACTGGATATTTTGGAAAATGCCAAGTGCCAGCGCATCTCCGTCTGCAACGCGGCGGAAAGCCTGCTTGTACATCGCGACATTGCGGCGCAGTTCCTGCCGCTGGCAAAACAGCGTCTGGACAAGCATCAGGTCATCTGGCACGGCTGTCCGAAAACCTGTGAGATCCTCGGAAACGACATCATTCCGGCAACCGATGACGACTACGGCACGGAGTATCTCAATTACGAGATTTCCTGCAAGGTCATCGACTCAACGGATGCCGCCATTGACCATATCAACCACTACAACACCGGACACTCGGAGGCAATCGTCACGCACGATTACTTCAACGCCCAGCGTTTTCTGGATCGGGTCGATGCCGCCGCTGTTTATGTCAACGCTTCTACCCGCTTTACCGACGGCGGCGAATTTGGCTTTGGCGCAGAAATCGGCATCTCCACCCAAAAGCTGCACGCCCGCGGCCCCATGGGTCTGAAGGAGCTGACCTCAAACAAGTACATCATCTACGGAGAAGGTCAGATTCGATAA
- a CDS encoding CYTH domain-containing protein, producing MEREFKWNIKQAEDFDVLADSDFVKPLVTEETRLEMEAAYYDTADGLVSKVHGGLRLRRENKETVVCLKLAARSEFDGACKAREEYEVCAEDIRAGIRQLPSVGAPQDFCDQLMQSNLIEQGRTMFTRFASQLAYKGCTCELSFDYGRMTHLTRIGTICEMELEYKGGSDFDFDELAITLQRKFQLEPQPLSKLARMMRL from the coding sequence ATGGAGCGCGAATTTAAATGGAATATCAAACAGGCGGAGGATTTTGACGTCCTTGCAGACAGCGATTTCGTCAAACCTCTGGTGACGGAAGAAACGCGGCTGGAAATGGAAGCGGCGTATTATGATACGGCAGACGGCTTGGTTTCCAAAGTGCATGGTGGCTTGCGTCTGCGCCGCGAGAACAAAGAAACAGTCGTTTGCCTCAAGCTGGCTGCCCGCAGCGAATTTGACGGTGCCTGCAAGGCGCGCGAGGAATACGAAGTGTGTGCGGAGGACATCCGTGCCGGCATTCGGCAGCTGCCGTCCGTCGGCGCACCGCAGGACTTTTGCGACCAGCTCATGCAATCGAATTTAATCGAACAGGGCCGCACGATGTTCACGCGCTTTGCCTCTCAGCTGGCATATAAGGGCTGTACCTGCGAGCTGTCGTTTGACTACGGCCGCATGACGCATCTGACCCGCATCGGCACCATCTGCGAGATGGAGCTGGAGTACAAGGGCGGCAGCGATTTTGATTTCGATGAACTGGCAATCACGCTGCAGCGCAAGTTCCAACTGGAACCGCAGCCGCTGTCTAAGCTCGCACGAATGATGAGATTATAA
- the proB gene encoding glutamate 5-kinase, which translates to MMNLSQARRIVVKVGTSTLTYPTGKLNIRGIERLVRCIADLHNRGYEMVLVSSGAIAVGAAKMRLPERPQELRMKQAAAAVGQCELMHVYDKIFAEYGINTAQILLTTEDTEDETRRHNVHNTFDALLETKSLPIVNENDTVAVEEIEFGDNDSLAAVVSRVSNADLLVIFTDMDGLFDDNPRENPEARLIPVVHEINDDLRAIAGGAGTANGTGGMITKLHAAELCNEKNIPMFVVNGAKPEILYDLADGRLAGTLFLPPNYDSARS; encoded by the coding sequence ATGATGAACCTGAGTCAGGCGCGCCGCATCGTGGTCAAGGTCGGCACTTCGACGCTTACCTATCCGACCGGCAAACTGAACATTCGCGGCATTGAGCGTCTTGTGCGCTGCATTGCAGACCTGCACAACCGCGGCTACGAGATGGTGCTCGTCTCATCCGGCGCCATCGCTGTCGGCGCTGCCAAAATGCGTCTGCCGGAGCGGCCGCAGGAGCTGCGCATGAAGCAGGCTGCCGCCGCTGTCGGCCAGTGCGAGCTGATGCACGTATACGACAAAATTTTCGCCGAATACGGCATCAATACCGCGCAGATTCTTCTCACCACAGAGGATACCGAGGACGAAACCCGCCGCCACAATGTACACAACACCTTTGATGCTCTGCTCGAGACCAAATCGCTGCCGATCGTCAACGAAAACGATACCGTCGCCGTGGAAGAAATTGAGTTCGGCGACAACGACAGTCTTGCCGCCGTGGTATCGCGCGTTTCCAACGCAGATTTGCTCGTTATTTTCACGGATATGGACGGTTTATTCGATGATAACCCGCGCGAAAATCCGGAAGCCCGCCTGATTCCGGTTGTGCATGAAATCAATGACGATTTGCGCGCCATCGCAGGCGGCGCGGGCACAGCCAACGGCACCGGCGGCATGATCACCAAGCTGCACGCAGCCGAGCTGTGCAACGAAAAAAACATCCCGATGTTTGTTGTCAACGGCGCAAAGCCGGAAATTTTATATGATTTGGCAGACGGCCGCCTCGCCGGCACGCTGTTTCTGCCGCCGAATTATGATTCTGCAAGGAGCTGA